The following nucleotide sequence is from Pleurodeles waltl isolate 20211129_DDA chromosome 8, aPleWal1.hap1.20221129, whole genome shotgun sequence.
TCTTTGCTGAAATTGGTCACTTTGAACTTTTCGAAAGGTGGGATGAGtacttcctcttcttcaggaaagaaggagaaattctTGACACTTACCCCATAGCAGGTCTCGATGGTaaagatggtatccttcccaaactgcagggcATTTTCACTATTCAAGGATGAAGATGTAAACTGGCCAAAGCGTATGGGTTTCTGTCCCACAGATTTGAACCGAACACCTTTAATGCCCCTGTAGACTATATGGCACTTTGGGGTGTCCTGCTCGTCAAGCACACGGAGGGCATTTGTCAAGAAATAGTGCAGGGCTTTAAATTTAAAGTTCCTTAGATAGTATTCTCTGGATCGGCCGGCTTCCCTCACGGCAGCATTGAAGACTTTATGCAGAGGCCCATTGATGGTGTAGGCCAGGATAGCAATGGCATATTCATCTTTG
It contains:
- the LOC138249716 gene encoding GPI-linked NAD(P)(+)--arginine ADP-ribosyltransferase 1-like isoform X2, with the protein product MALIAYDDQYKGCEKAMEAEIPQLFQLEYKSNPDFASAWDAAKEEWEDRKRYTVKPLGFKDEYAIAILAYTINGPLHKVFNAAVREAGRSREYYLRNFKFKALHYFLTNALRVLDEQDTPKCHIVYRGIKGVRFKSVGQKPIRFGQFTSSSLNSENALQFGKDTIFTIETCYGVSVKNFSFFPEEEEVLIPPFEKFKVTNFSKDQDKNIIGLQSMEKSSNYNCEFAKEKQCKSLKCLFDSAPSTRNFSSALQTVLFFFWGFAVVVNKFG